In Plasmodium coatneyi strain Hackeri chromosome 5, complete sequence, a genomic segment contains:
- a CDS encoding High mobility group protein (HMG protein) yields the protein MAAKSQKKVLRKQNKRKKKDPLAPKRALSAYMFYVKDKRLELIKEKPELAKNVAQVGKLVGEAWGKLSAAQKTPYEKKAQLDKVRYSKEIEEYRKTKKE from the coding sequence ATGGCAGCCAAATCGcagaaaaaagttttaagaaagcaaaacaaacggaagaagaaggacccCTTAGCTCCAAAGAGAGCCCTGTCAGCCTACATGTTCTATGTCAAGGACAAGCGACTCGAATTAATCAAAGAGAAACCAGAGCTCGCCAAAAATGTTGCGCAAGTGGGCAAGTTGGTTGGGGAGGCCTGGGGGAAGTTAAGCGCCGCACAGAAGACTCcgtacgaaaaaaaggccCAATTGGACAAGGTCAGGTACTCCAAAGAGATAGAAGAATacaggaaaacaaaaaaggagtaa